The genomic segment AGTAACAAAATCTAATACAAATTATTAATGACAAGTAAACGAAGTCCACATATACAGCCCCTGAGCAAACTCCCTCAAGATCACCATAGCCATGGCCGTGAAAACCAGCAAAAAACAAGACCCATCGCCTGCTTTTTTAGAAACAGTGGATGAAATCATGAGACTCTATAAATCACTGCCGTCACGACCCTCCATTGAAGAAGTTGAAGCAGCCATGTCTGTGATCAAGACTGTCAACAATGAAGAGCAGGCAAGGCTTGATGATATTGCAGAGCTAGACTGTCCTCAAGATGTCCCACAGGAGCTCTTCTCCGTGCTACAACAAGCGAGAAAGACCGTGGTGTTGTTTCAAAGCCATGAACAGAGAAAAGAGGCTCTTTACTTGGTTGAAGTTGACAAGATGTTTGAGAACTTCGATGGGTTGATACAAAGAGTTTCTTTGTTGGTTTCTGGGGATACCCACAAGGAGAAACTGATCTCTATCAGTGAGTCAGTTGAAAAAACTGAGAAAGAAAGTGTGGTTAGTGATGAAagtttgatcaagaaaagagaaGATGGAGAATCGGATAAAGATGGCTTCAAGGATTTGGTGAAGAGCTCTTCCACAAAGGCCGCTTTCATTTCGGGTAATCTTTAATGTTTCTTTGCTGCTTGGTTTCTTTGGAGTTTGTATATGCATACACATGAAGATTGTAGAATCCGGGTATTCAAAGACAAACTCTATTGATTACTTAAATTCTTGACATGCTTGcatgttcaaaatattaaaaatgggaaaacaaaattaaacttgtCTTCATTTCAGTTGCATATATggaaattcaagattttttcagAAATGAAGTTTTGCTTCCCATTTGATGTGATTATTCAAAAGCATATTGAGCTGGAATAGGCAAAGAAGAAGGTGTGTGTATTCTAAGATTTAAGAGTCATTAATCACTTgtaatttattaattctttggtctaattttaacatgatattttgAATCTTTAAATTTGTGATGTTGAAATATTCGTGTTAAATTCTGTTTGAATAGTTCTCTTTATAGTTGATGCCCTGGATAGCCAGCCAAAAGAGGTGCACTCACCCTGCTGGACTGTAATTGCAGGTTTGGTGTGAGGTTAAAACTAGTAAGAGCAGaacagaaaacaaattttagttgaaaataatattcttattttgtttcGTTTTATTCACTAATGTTATGgtattcttggttttttttctacaattctttaatctttgtagtcaaaagttttttattccttAACTCTACGTGTGGATATTGGAGCATTACAGGTGAAGTGAACTCTGAGAAGCTGAGTCTGATGAAGGTGGCAGCAGTCATAGAAAAATCTGCAAATACTGGAGCTGTAGTTCTTGATCTTAGAGGCAAGTTGATGGATCAAATTGAGTGGCTTCCTCTGTCAATTGGGAAATTATTGTTCATTACTGAATTGGACTTGTCTGAAAACCGAATCATGGCACTTCCATCCACCATTAATGGCCTCAAAGCCTTGACGAAGTTGGACGTCCACTCCAACCAACTAATAAACCTTCCTGGGTCATTTGGAGAGCTAATCAATCTGACCGATCTTGATCTCCGGGCAAACAGGTTAAGATCACTGCCAGCTTCTTTTGTGAAGTTGACAAAACTTGAAAATCTTGATTTGAGTTCAAATCAGTTCACTCAATTGCCAGAGACTGTTGGGAGTTTGACCAGCTTGAAGATACTAAACGTGGATACAAATGAACTTGAGGAGGTTCCTTACACAATTGGAAGTTGCACGTCACTAGTGGAACTGAGATTAGATTTCAATCAGCTCAGAGCACTTCCTGAGGCAATCGGAAAGCTTGATTGTTTGGAGATTCTTGCTTTGCACTATAACAGAATTAGAGGGTTACCTACAACGATGGGCCATCTTTCCAACTTGAGGGATCTTGATGTAAGCTTCAATGAACTAGAATCCATACCTGAAAACCTGTGCTTTGCAGAAAATCTCAAGAAATTGAATGTTGCCAATAACTTTGCGGATCTAAGATCTTTACCGCGAAATATTGGAAACCTCGAATTGCTTGAGGAGTTGGATATAAGTGACGATCAGATAAGAGTCTTGCCAGATTCTTTTAGGCTCTTGTCAAAATTGAGAGTTTTTCGTGCTGATGAAACTCCATTGGAAATCCCACCAAGACAAGTAACTATTTTGGGCGCTCAGGTAATGTTTGATGAACAGCTTTGGCTTACCAATCACTAAACTTTTACCTGTTTCTTAAATGAGACTAACTTATTCAACTTTCCCTCATCAGGCTGTTGTTCAGTTCATGGCCGACCTTGTTAACAAGAGAGACGCAAACACTaaattgtcaaagaagatgaagaagaaggggTTTTGGCACAGGGTCATCTCAATCCTTTGGCCTTTCAGGAGCAGCTAAGCCATGTAGTTGACAAAACACTTGAAGTTATATGTTTAGCCTTGATGTGCATAGATTTATATATCATTCCTTAAGACCACGCTGGTTTTGCTTGTTTCTAGtgtaatgagagaaaaaaaaagttctctctatatatattatGTGAAACAAAAGTCATCGAGTAATgacaaaatattgatttaatttgtaGCAAGAGGAGCATTCGTTGCCCTCCCTTGCGACCATTAATGACAGCTATCCCAAACCTGCTAAGTTTTGAATCTAATGAGAATTCTGAATCTTAAACGATTACCATTATCAATAATGAAGCCACTTCCCTTCGTCTATATCGGCCTCTCGTCGAACTTGATCCCAAGCAAGGTGGGAGTCTTTCTACGTATGAAACATTTGTGAACTGTAGCCTTCCCATCTAcgccttgtttttcttttcttgagttGTTTGTAAACTGGAGAGGGTACGTTTATCCCTAGAAAAACATTGTTGCTGccatgttttaattatttaatttaatgcaaaTGTCAATTATATTGAGAATTCTCTGAGAGcaacttctttgtttttatgatcATATACATATTGGACAGACCTAGAAAGCGTTTGtggatcttcttcttcttgttgttgttaaaGATGGAGTGTCGATTAGATACTGAATGAGGTTAGCCAATTAAGCtacttctaaaaaaatcaactttattatttaataataataataataaattcaatgtgCACAAATTctctcatttttattattagataaGATACTTGAGATCATAAACTTCTTAATTGCCAAACTTTTCAATCCATATAATATTCGATGTAGATTTGGGACACCTTAGATCCTAATTTTCcagatcttttcttttttgaacgaGCAGCACAGGACAGGTTATGTATCAATAATTCTTCTAAgagtataacttaatttgtcaAGTTTTAGATTTGTTCTCTAGAGATAATTAATTCGAGTCTCATAAACTTCAGGGCTACTAGAagtttacatggttgttaacttcaaggctcGTGGGATTAATCGAGATGCGCGCAAACTGGCCAGGACAATGTTGTTAAAATCAcgttttgactcgtaaaatcatatgattttacgagtcaaaacatGCATTACGTGTTGAATCGCTTGAAAAAATCGAAAATGGGTAAAATCGGGTTGAAATCGGGTGAAATTGCAAAAACCGGATGAAATCGCGCAAAATCGCGATTTCAGGACCCATTTTGAGATTTTGCCAAAATGAGGCGCTGAAACAAAATTCCCCCCCTCATGTCCAGCTGTTAGACGCCTATTGGATTTTTCTTGCACAGTCACGGACTCACGTGACTGTCTTCAGTCTTCACTTCAGGCGAAAATACTCACAATTCACAAATCAATCTTCACAAATCACAACGACAAAATACTCTTTCCAATCGAACAAATCCCTAATTGGCAACTACAAAAGTGGCGACAACGATCTCCATCCTCCACAAAAGCGGCCAACGACAGTGCTCACGGTCCGGTGACTCCAGTCTTCACTCCTCTTTCCTTAGTGCTCACGGTCGCGGCTTCCTCTTCTGTTTATCGTGATTTTAACCGCAACGAGCCGACAACGATCTCCTCAACAGCTCACGACTCCAGGCTTCCTCTGCAGTCTTCATTAACAGCAACACGCCGGCAACGATCTCCTTTCTTTCCCATCTTCAACAACAGCAGGCGACATCGAGCGGTCGGGCCTCTTCACCAACAACCGTTCAgcttatcatcatcatcttcaataGCAGCTGTTcagttcatcatcatcatcttcaacagCAGCAGGCGACACCATAAGTTCATTTTGTCTTCATTATCATCACTATAGTAGTTGATTTTGCCCCTATCATAGATTTGTATTTTGCCCTGTTAAGTGTTAATTGTTAGTTAGTCTGTTACCCTGTAATTCATTTTGCCCCGTCCTGTAATTTGTATATGTATAATGTTGAATTGAATGGAATTGATCGGGTGAgaaaattgttgaattgaatgCCACAGTATATACTATATATCTTGACTGAATTGGACTAAATATTACTCGGTGAAAATTGGATTGAAAACTGTTGAATTGAACTAAATTGAATGTCATTTCAGTATTATAGGactgaattgaattaaattaatgggGTAAAAATTGGactgaaaaatattgaattggaCTGAATTTAATGTCATTTCAGTATTATAGGACTGAATTAATGAGGTGaaaattccttacgattttttttgaagcatgaattttttttgatatattttaaaattccttacgattttacgattcgTTTTTATAATCCGAGTTTGTTTAGTACTTTCTGTGCCAtgttaaaatcgtgattttaacaaccttgggcCCGGACacctatgttaataaaaaaataataataaattatattgaaatttaatgaagggatcatattaaaaatattttttaagtagaaGC from the Populus nigra chromosome 1, ddPopNigr1.1, whole genome shotgun sequence genome contains:
- the LOC133704374 gene encoding plant intracellular Ras-group-related LRR protein 5-like yields the protein MAVKTSKKQDPSPAFLETVDEIMRLYKSLPSRPSIEEVEAAMSVIKTVNNEEQARLDDIAELDCPQDVPQELFSVLQQARKTVVLFQSHEQRKEALYLVEVDKMFENFDGLIQRVSLLVSGDTHKEKLISISESVEKTEKESVVSDESLIKKREDGESDKDGFKDLVKSSSTKAAFISGEVNSEKLSLMKVAAVIEKSANTGAVVLDLRGKLMDQIEWLPLSIGKLLFITELDLSENRIMALPSTINGLKALTKLDVHSNQLINLPGSFGELINLTDLDLRANRLRSLPASFVKLTKLENLDLSSNQFTQLPETVGSLTSLKILNVDTNELEEVPYTIGSCTSLVELRLDFNQLRALPEAIGKLDCLEILALHYNRIRGLPTTMGHLSNLRDLDVSFNELESIPENLCFAENLKKLNVANNFADLRSLPRNIGNLELLEELDISDDQIRVLPDSFRLLSKLRVFRADETPLEIPPRQVTILGAQAVVQFMADLVNKRDANTKLSKKMKKKGFWHRVISILWPFRSS